One genomic region from Colletotrichum lupini chromosome 7, complete sequence encodes:
- a CDS encoding 2OG-Fe(II)oxygenase superfamily protein, producing MSFTSIPILDLALARDPETKPQFLIDLRHALMEVGFLYLKNVGIPDELFKRVINEGKGFFDIPTEEKLKIEMKNAKSFLGYSQLSAEITAGKIDHREQIDLSTEHPLPGPNDPLYYNLLAPNQWPSESALPGFRATFTEYMDRMGQISIAFTSLIAEAIKLPADAFNKYFDANQQHKLKIVKYPDLQELGITDPEIQGQGVGPHKDSMLSSYLLQASHHRGLQVQNVRGEWIDAPPVEGTLVVAIGQGLEALTRGVCVSTTHRVLSPPAGEGARFSIPFFQGVRGDADFEDLETVGVGRVPEDIREQRRLVLEKNGGTRLDDVEFTFRKGGVAKTLGEATLRNRVKSHPDVGERWYPDILAAIREEQARAAGGGGGEKDVKGVPEVSSVPVPAH from the exons ATGTCTTTCACATCCATTCCGATCCTCGACCTCGCCTTGGCGCGGGATCCCGAGACGAAACCGCAGTTTCTTATTGATCTGCGCCATGCACTCATGGAAGTCGGGTTCCTGTACCTCAAGAACGTCGGTATTCCCGATGAGCTGTTCAAGAGGGTGATTAATGAAGGCAAGGGCTTCTTCGATATACCCACCGAGGAAAA ACTAAAGATTGAGATGAAGAACGCCAAATCCTTCCTCGGCTACTCCCAGCTCTCAGCAGAAATCACAGCAGGCAAGATAGACCACCGCGAACAAATCGACCTCTCGACAGAACACCCGCTGCCGGGACCAAACGACCCGCTCTACTACAACCTCCTCGCCCCAAACCAGTGGCCCTCTGAATCCGCCCTCCCGGGCTTCCGCGCCACCTTCACAGAGTACATGGACCGCATGGGCCAAATCTCCATCGCCTTCACCTCCCTCATCGCCGAGGCCATCAAGCTGCCCGCCGACGCCTTCAACAAGTACTTTGACGCCAACCAGCAGCACAAGCTCAAAATTGTCAAATACCCAGACCTCCAAGAACTCGGCATCACGGATCCCGAGATCCAGGGGCAGGGAGTCGGCCCGCACAAGGATAGTATGCTGAGCAGCTACCTCTTGCAAGCGAGCCACCACCGCGGGCTGCAGGTGCAGAACGTCCGCGGGGAATGGATCGACGCGCCGCCCGTCGAGGGGACGCTGGTTGTGGCCATCGGGCAGGGATTAGAGGCGTTGACGCGGGGCGTCTGCGTGTCGACGACGCACCGCGTGCTCAGCCCGCCTGCCGGCGAGGGCGCGCGGTTCTCAATCCCGTTTTTCCAGGGAGTGAGAGGGGACGCTGATTTTGAGGACCTCGAGACCGTCGGGGTCGGGCGGGTGCCGGAGGATATCCGGGAGCAGAGGCGACTTGTGCTGGAGAAGAACGGCGGGACGAGGCTTGATGATGTCGAGTTTACGTTCCGGAAGGGCGGGGTGGCCAAGACGCTTGGGGAGGCGACGTTGAGGAATCGGGTCAAGAGTCATCCAGATGTGGGAGAGAGGTGGTATCCGGACATCCTGGCTGCTATTCGCGAGGAGCAGGCTAGAGCTGCTGGCGGTGGTGGCGGAGAGAAGGACGTCAAGGGTGTTCCGGAGGTTTCGTCGGTTCCTGTTCCAGCGCATTGA
- a CDS encoding WD domain-containing protein, with protein sequence MAGPSTPRSREDQKKRKREQNERDGQAKRLRQKTKTAGKANGQKNGNTDADDLRDGALNVLSQLQKNLTDDQIETELVKLGDTESQEAGWQVSLPMGGRMADIDPIFAENEKYLIVTYNTSLQIYSVAESLLIRRIALPVVQNTYAEKSSAPTIVATRQSQLKPDFLWVACSDGRVWRVNWKKGTGVYDEFRTQSQTALDLSVASIEGQKKTTEVLYVSEGKKHAKGEVVAYSGPDFKQPTAEVLFATKQVDQAIHLLRSSPNGKTIVGATKDGLVVGTLTPESEWEFFTFDTTDIICALDIRVTHSKDNSLVLDLIAGGARGAIYFYDDILRKLQNLNGPKSKREALTSRKFHWHRRAVHSVKWSKDGQYMISGGSENVLVLWQMDTGKKDFLPHLSGSIENIVVSPTGASYAIHLDDNSAIVLSTAEMKPTTYISGIQSAARFTSTPKDLLVKRVWSVSDEVRHPVPAALNPAEPSRLYVCTGTGQQSMLAGEIQSAPLLQSFDMESFRSISKQALARTQPTDVNITSKGNPISEPRITHVSFSQDGRWLATVDDWQPPKRDLEKVAPEAREQFVRERREIYLKFWSATAGEEHFALSSRINSPHVTSRPETVLALAADHTTNRFATLGDDGTARIWQSKTRQQDGIASKDNAGEVLHSWSCTVAVGLGGNVGADALTTTGETTGERSGSLCFSEDGSTLFVAFGHSNDGGIYVIDTKTGEIRSTLENMWKGHIRRLQVLSPYIITLSDDLRVFDVVADELQYGLQLPSGRNATAVKEFSHLAVDRKSRTFAVVVPGGQASQLAVFKPEEPALLCVRRIPHRITSLVSTGSSSGFVAVDDAAQLWSVAEASDPAAVALSRPLEDMQLDGEPVAADVVLDDAIEDEEMASDNEQETEAANGEEMDLDDDDAQPAVINRQKLAELFDAAPAFAMPSVEDMFYKVTGLLATKPLGS encoded by the exons ATGGCAGGCCCTTCGACCCCGAGAAGTCGGGAGGACCAAAAGAAGCGTAAGAGAGAGCAGAATGAGAGGGACGGACAGGCGAAGCGCCTTCGGCAAAAGACAAAGACGGCGGGCAAAGCAAATGGCCAAAAGAACGGAAACACCGACGCCGACGACCTCCGCGACGGCGCCTTGAATGTGCTTTCGCAGCTCCAGAAGAACCTTACCGACGACCAAATTGAGACCGAGCTAGTCAAGCTCGGCGACACGGAGTCTCAGGAGGCGGGATGGCAGGTTTCCCTGCCAATGGGCGGCCGAATGGCTGACATCGATCCCATCTTTGCCGAGAACGAGAA GTACCTGATCGTCACTTACAACACATCCTTGCAAATCTATTCAGTGGCCGAGTCACTACTGATCCGAAGAATCGCCCTCCCGGTGGTCCAAAACACATACGCGGAGAAGTCGTCTGCACCCACGATCGTGGCCACGCGCCAGTCGCAGCTCAAGCCCGATTTTCTCTGGGTGGCCTGTTCTGACGGCAGGGTCTGGCGGGTGAACTGGAAGAAGGGAACCGGTGTCTATGACGAGTTCCGGACCCAGTCGCAAACGGCGCTGGACCTGTCCGTGGCATCAATCGAGGGACAGAAGAAGACAACGGAGGTCCTGTACGTCTCGGAGGGGAAGAAGCACGCCAAGGGCGAGGTTGTCGCATACTCGGGCCCCGATTTCAAGCAGCCCACCGCCGAGGTCCTTTTTGCTACGAAGCAGGTCGATCAGGCGATTCACTTACTGCGCTCTAGTCCCAATGGTAAGACCATTGTCGGAGCTACCAAGGACGGTCTCGTCGTTGGAACACTGACGCCGGAGTCCGAGTGGGAGTTCTTCACGTTCGATACGACCGATATTATCTGCGCCCTCGACATCCGGGTTACACACAGCAAGGACAACTCCCTCGTCCTCGACCTGATTGCGGGTGGTGCCCGAGGTGCTATCTACTTTTACGACGACATCCTCAGAAAACTGCAGAACCTCAACGGGCCAAAATCTAAGAGAGAGGCTCTCACGAGCCGCAAGTTCCACTGGCACAGGAGGGCTGTCCACAGCGTGAAGTGGTCAAAGGATG GTCAATACATGATTTCCGGTGGTTCGGAAAATGTCCTCGTGCTCTGGCAGATGGATACCGGCAAGAAGGATTTCCTCCCTCACTTGTCGGGAAGTATCGAGAACATCGTTGTGTCCCCCACTGGAGCATCTTACGCAATCCACTTGGATGACAACTCTGCCATCGTCTTGTCCACGGCTGAGATGAAGCCAACGACGTACATCTCCGGTATTCAGTCTGCCGCCCGGTTTACCTCGACGCCAAAAGACTTGCTCGTTAAGCGTGTCTGGTCTGTTTCCGACGAGGTACGGCATCCAGTTCCTGCGGCACTGAATCCTGCCGAGCCATCAAGACTGTATGTCTGCACAGGAACTGGCCAGCAGTCGATGTTGGCCGGCGAGATCCAGTCAGCACCTTTGTTGCAATCATTCGATATGGAATCGTTCCGGAGTATCTCAAAGCAAGCTCTGGCAAGAACCCAGCCGACAGATGTTAATATCACGTCAAAGGGTAACCCCATCTCAGAGCCTCGTATAACCCATGTCTCATTCTCGCAAGACGGCAGGTGGTTGGCGACCGTTGATGACTGGCAACCTCCTAAGCGTGATTTGGAGAAGGTGGCACCAGAAGCGCGCGAGCAGTTTGTAAGAGAGAGGCGCGAGATCTATCTCAAATTCTGGTCTGCGACTGCTGGCGAAGAGCACTTTGCCCTGTCTTCCAGAATCAACAGCCCGCACGTCACAAGTCGGCCAGAGACGGTCCTGGCGCTCGCAGCAGATCACACAACGAACAGATTCGCCACCCTCGGAGACGATGGCACGGCGCGGATATGGCAATCAAAAACAAGGCAGCAAGATGGTATCGCATCCAAAGACAACGCTGGCGAGGTCTTGCACTCGTGGTCATGCACGGTGGCCGTGGGTCTCGGAGGCAACGTGGGAGCTGATGCGCTTACCACCACTGGAGAGACGACGGGAGAGCGTAGCGGCAGCCTGTGCTTCTCCGAGGACGGCTCGACGCTTTTTGTTGCCTTTGGCCACTCAAACGACGGCGGCATCTATGTGATCGATACCAAGACTGGTGAGATTAGGTCGACACTGGAAAACATGTGGAAGGGTCACATTCGCCGCCTTCAGGTTCTCTCCCCGTACATCATCACCCTCTCGGATGACCTGAGAGTGTTTGATGTGGTCGCCGACGAGCTGCAGTACGGCCTCCAGCTGCCGAGCGGCCGCAACGCCACGGCAGTGAAGGAATTCAGTCACTTGGCTGTTGACCGTAAATCACGGACGTTCGCCGTCGTCGTACCTGGCGGCCAAGCTTCGCAGCTCGCGGTCTTCAAGCCGGAAGAGCCTGCGCTGCTGTGCGTGAGGCGCATCCCCCACCGTATCACCAGTCTTGTCTCCACCGGAAGCTCATCAGGCTTCGTCGCAGTCGATGACGCGGCGCAACTCTGGTCAGTCGCCGAGGCCTCGGACCCCGCAGCCGTCGCGCTCTCAAGGCCGTTGGAGGACATGCAGCTGGATGGTGAGCCGGTTGCCGCAGACGTGGTTCTCGACGACGCCAtcgaggacgaggagatGGCCAGCGACAATGAGCAGGAGACGGAGGCTGCGAACGGAGAAGAGATGGATTTGGATGATGACGACGCCCAACCGGCCGTTATCAACAGGCAGAAACTTGCCGAGTTGTTTGATGCGGCGCCGGCTTTTGCCATGCCCTCGGTTGAGGACATGTTCTACAAGGTTACGGGTTTATTGGCGACGAAGCCTCTGGGATCATGA
- a CDS encoding RNA polymerase N/8 kDa subunit: KAPEVFFDDGDDDFGRQQSQDLKPRNTSRSDVPEPLRSLSEQTSNCHSSISDFLRHNDYPRSLLLLRQGSSAQMIACDGRLVSNFCCQVTGDLWERYLKLIDDGITDGDAMDQLGLKRYCCRRMVMTHVDLIEKLLKYTPDGRNEKKMSLNP, from the exons AAAGCCCCGGAAGTTTTCTTTgacgacggcgacgacgatttcggaAGGCAACAGTCCCAGGACCTCAAACCACGCAACACCTCGAGAAGCGACGTACCGGAACCGTTACGGTCTCTCAGTGAACAAACGTCAAACTGCCACAGCTCCATTTCCGACTTTCTCAGGCACAATGATTATCCCCGTTCGCTGCTTCTCTTGCGGCAAGGTTCGTCGGCACAGATGATTGCATGCGATGGACGCCTGGTATCTAACTTCTGTTGTCAGGTCACCGGAGACCTGTGGGAGCGCTACCTCAAGCTCATCGACGACGGCATTACGGATGG TGACGCGATGGACCAGCTTGGCCTGAAGCGTTACTGCTGCCGCCGCATGGTCATGACCCACGTCGACCTTATTGAGAAGCTTCTCAA GTACACACCGGACGGTCGCAACGAGAAGAAGATGTCCTTGAACCCGTAA